Proteins co-encoded in one Salvelinus sp. IW2-2015 unplaced genomic scaffold, ASM291031v2 Un_scaffold5069, whole genome shotgun sequence genomic window:
- the LOC139026547 gene encoding partitioning defective 3 homolog B-like, protein MDPSEGYAMQQPGWVGHYPGPQPSYPNPNYPARGDPNYPPRVDPNYPPRVDPNYPPRGDPNYPSRGDPRQAEPGYYHPPPLRQDVPPSPTLPLRAPRYDTVNRGGGGYRQASPERYAYGGEGPARHHDPRQKNPITAAV, encoded by the coding sequence ATGGATCCTTCTGAGGGGTACGCCATGCAGCAGCCAGGTTGGGTTGGTCACTACCCTGGCCCCCAGCCATCCTACCCCAATCCCAACTACCCCGCCAGGGGTGACCCCAACTATCCCCCTAGAGTTGACCCCAACTATCCCCCTAGAGTTGACCCCAACTACCCCCCCAGGGGTGACCCCAACTACCCCTCCAGGGGTGACCCCCGCCAGGCCGAACCAGGGTACTACCACCCCCCTCCTCTACGCCAGGACGTCCCCCCGTCCCCCACTCTGCCCCTCCGAGCGCCTCGTTACGACACCGTGAACCGTGGGGGAGGAGGGTATCGCCAGGCCAGCCCAGAGAGGTACGCCTACGGTGGGGAGGGACCGGCCCGTCACCACGACCCACGCCAGAAGAACCCCATAACTGCTGCTGTCTAG